GGTGGCCCGCGGCGAATTCTCCATCGTGATCGCGGGCCTGGCTGTCGCTTCGGGAGCGGTCCCGCATCAGCTCGCGGCCCTCGCCACCGCCTACGTGCTGCTGATGGCGGTGATGGGGCCGCTGGCCGCACGCTACGTGGAACCGCTGGCCAAGCCGTTCATCCGGAGGCCGGCGGTCGCACCCCAGCTCTAGCGTTCCCGGCCCGACTGGTGGCCGGCGGCCGGTCACAGGTGCTGCTAGATACTGGTGCGGTGGAAATTCAGGTGGCTGCGGCTGGCGGTGGGACCGCGCTGGCCCTGGTACCGGTTGCCGTACTCCCCCTGGCCGTACGGGAACTCCGCGGCCGAGCTTAGCCGGAAGAAGCAGAGCTGGCCGATCTTCATACCGGGCCACAGCTTGATGGGCAGGGTGGCCATGTTGGACAGTTCGAGGGTGACGTGGCCGGAAAAACCGGGGTCGATGAAGCCTGCGGTGGAGTGCGTCAGCAGGCCAAGCCGGCCCAGGGATGACTTGCCTTCCAGCCGGGCCGCAATGTCATCGGGCAGCGTCACGGTCTCGTAGGTCGACCCCAGGACGAACTCGCCCGGGTGCAGGATAAAGGCCTCGTCCTGCTCCACTTCCACCAGCCGGGTCAGCTCGGGCTGCTCCTGCGCGGGATCGATGTGCGCGTACTTGTGGTTGTCGAACAACCGGAAGAATTTGTCGATCCGGACATCCACGGACGACGGCTGGACCATCGCCGGATCAAACGGTTCCAGCACGATCCGCTGGGAATCAATTTCGGCACGAATGTCGCGGTCAGAGATCAGCACCGTCCCAAATTACCGTATCGGTTATCCACAAGAGCACTTTCCCGTTGTTGCTGTGGCCTCGTGGGGCTAATGTTGCGAATGAAAGCCGCCGGAATGGTCTCCCGGATGGCATAACAGAGCTGGGGATGTTGTGAATAAATTAGTGGCACCGTCTTTTCTTGGCGTGCTCTGTGCGTTGGCGCTGGTCTCGTCGTCCGCGTCCGCACCTCCTGTGCCCGCGCCCCTCAACCACGCGGGAGCAGCGAGCATCTCGCTGGCAGCGCCCCTGGTGCGCGGCGCCGGCATGACCAGTAAGGACGACGGCTCCGCCGGCAGCCTCACCCCTGCCGTCGACCCGGATATCCGGGCGGCGTCGCCCGCGCCGGAGGCCACCCCTGCACCCGCCCCCACGTCCACGCCCGCGGCAGCTCCTTCCACAGTGGCGGTCCAACCCGCAACGGAAACGGCACTACCACCGGCCCCGGCTTTACCATCCACCGAAGCCGCACCCCAGACCGTTTCCATCCCGCCGCTCTGGGCACCGGACCAGGAACTGGCATCGCCGTCCGCCCCATCCGCGGCTGCCGACCCTGCCGCCACACGTACGTCCACGCAAGCCCTGGTCCCGGACAGCAACTCCTCCGCCATCCTTACCCTCTTCACCAAAATCAACGAGTACCGCGTGGCCAACGGCCTGAACAAGGTGAAGTACCACCCCACCGTGGCCGGGTTGTCGCAGGAGTGGTCGGACAACATTGCCACCCGTGAGGTGATCGAGCACCGGGCCAGTTTCTGGACCGACCCCCGCGCGATGAGCCCCAACAACGGCGCCGGTGAGATCATCGCCATCCGCACCGACCGGGACGCAGCCCAGCTCGTGGAATGGTGGAAGGGATCACCCGGCCACAACGCCATGCTCCTGGACCCGCGCTTCAACGTGATGGGCGCAGGGGTCTCCTACACCAACTCCACCTACCAGATCTGGGGTGTGGTGAACTTCTTCGGCTACACCACACTGCCGGCGGGCACCCTCGATTCACCCGGCGGTGCTTCATCGGGAGGATCGCTCCCGGCACCGCCGCCAAGCCTGTGCGACGCACCCGTCAAGCACATGCCGCCCACCCTCAACCTCGCCGCTGCGGCAATCACCGGTCCGGCCGACCTCGTGTCTGTCGACTCCGCGGGACAGCTGCTGGACCGCGCCTCCACCGGGCCCCGCACCTACGCCGCGGCCAGGGTAATCGGCGCAGGCTTTAGCGGAGCCAAGGAAGTCTTCGTCACCGACTGGGACCGCGATGGCACTTTCGACGTCCTGACCCAGTGGGCCAGTGGCAACCTGACCCTGCACCGGGGCATCGCGAGTGGTGGGTTCCAGGCGCCCATCACCCTTGGCGTGGGCGGTTGGGACACCTTGACCCTGGCGGTGGGAGGCTGGTGCGTCCACAACCGGATGCCGCAGATCCTGGCCCTGGACGGTGCCGGAAACCTGTACCTATACGGCAACAAGGGCACCGGGGATATTGCTGAGCGCGTCACGGTTGCCACGGGTGTCTACGCATCCAGGCTGTCCATGGTGGACTACGACGGTGACGGCTTCCAGGACATCCTGGGGCTGAGGGCCGACGGCACCGTGCAGCTCTACCGCGGACTGGGCAGCACCGCGCTCCGCGCAGAAACGCGGGCCACCGTCGCCACCGGCTGGACGGACGTCACGGGAATCCGGGCGCTGCTGAACGCCACCGGACTGAACTCCAGGGGTGTTGCGATCCGCCGGGCCAACGACACCGTGCAGTACTGGGACCTGGGCTCCGGAAGCCTCGCGACGCCGTCGACCATTGCCGGACCATGGACCGGGCAGCGGCTGGCACAGTGATCCCGGATTGAGTCAGAGGGCCGGCTGGAGCTCCAGCACGTTCTTCAGCCGGTCCAGCTGGGCCACGTCGGAACTGACCCGGCGCTGGAGCATCCCGTTAAAGAAGGTCCACCGGCTGAGGAACCCGAACCGTCCCTCGCGTTTGGCTTCCATGGCAAACCGGACCCTGGTGCCGGCGTCTTCGCTGCTGAGGTAGTAGCCGCCCCAGCGGGTGGCAGGGCCGGAAACCACGTGGAACTGGATTTCGGCTCCGGGCCGCACATTGGTGATCTCCAGGTCCGCGGGGATGCTCAGCCCGGAGCGTCCGGCGACCATCTTCCGGTACACCGCGCCCTTGGCTTCGGCCGGGCCCTGCACGAGCTTCACGCTGCGGACGTCGCTGCGCCAGGCGGGAAGATTGGTGGCATCAACGAGGTACTGGTACACGGCCATGGCGTCGCGTTCTATGAGGACCTCGTGCTCTGCGATTGCCATGAAGAAATTCCTGTGGTTGACGTCGGCTGCCGCAATAGCTGCCTCCCCCAAAGCGGCCGCTACCCGGATCAGGTTAGCCACCGCCCAGCACCCAGACCTAGCCGGCACCGCCGACGTTATTGAAGAGTTACTGGATGACGTCCAGTGTTGCAGGACACGGCAGCGGCCGCCGGTCCGGGTTGGCGGGAAGCCCGCAGATCTGCGCTAAGCTAAGGTCTGCCCCGCGCGAGCGCCGGCACTGCGGCTGTAGCTCAATGGTAGAGCGCTAGCTTCCCAAGCTTGATACGCGGGTTCGATTCCCGTCAGCCGCTCTTTCCGCTCCTCCAGCTGAACACGCCCGGAGGCATCCCCCAAGGTGTATGGTCTGCAGTAAGGAACCTTTTGCGGTTCCGCTACAGGAGCAATCATGGCTGATAAGTCACCGCGTCAAACGGCATCAAAAAAGTCCGGAAAGTCCATCAAGGAAAAGCGCGCCGACAAGAGGGCCGCATCCGCCCCTGCCGGTTCCTTGGACGTCACGCCCACCAAAGCGGCGAAGAAGAAGTAAACCAGCACCAGGAACCTGCTGGGCCCAAGTACAAGACCCCGTCATCGAGACCGATGGCGGGGTCTTGTTTCGCGCCTGGGAGGAGCCCAGCGGGCACGCTCCCTAGGCTCCTGCCTGCCGGTTGACGATTCTCAACGGCAGGCGGTCCTTCATGTCCATCCTGACCGTCAGGCCACCCTTCCGCGCCAGGATGGCGGCTACGGTCAGGGCGGCCAGTGCAGGGACACCGCCGGATACCAGCAGGGCCACATGCGGATCGGCGTGTTCGGCAATCCACCCCAGCATGGGCCCGCCCAGCGCCTGGCCGCCGATGAGCACCATGATGTACAGGCTCATCACCCGCCCGCGGATCCCCATGTTGGAGCTGACCTGCACCAGCTGGTTGGAGCCGGTGAGGAACATGAGGCACCAGAAGCCGGACAGCACCATGACCACCCCAAACCAGACCATGGAGGGTGCGAGGACGGCCAGGCAGAGCATCAGGCCATACATTCCGGCGCAGAACACCAC
This region of Arthrobacter sp. DNA4 genomic DNA includes:
- the dcd gene encoding dCTP deaminase, whose translation is MLISDRDIRAEIDSQRIVLEPFDPAMVQPSSVDVRIDKFFRLFDNHKYAHIDPAQEQPELTRLVEVEQDEAFILHPGEFVLGSTYETVTLPDDIAARLEGKSSLGRLGLLTHSTAGFIDPGFSGHVTLELSNMATLPIKLWPGMKIGQLCFFRLSSAAEFPYGQGEYGNRYQGQRGPTASRSHLNFHRTSI
- a CDS encoding CAP domain-containing protein, with product MAPSFLGVLCALALVSSSASAPPVPAPLNHAGAASISLAAPLVRGAGMTSKDDGSAGSLTPAVDPDIRAASPAPEATPAPAPTSTPAAAPSTVAVQPATETALPPAPALPSTEAAPQTVSIPPLWAPDQELASPSAPSAAADPAATRTSTQALVPDSNSSAILTLFTKINEYRVANGLNKVKYHPTVAGLSQEWSDNIATREVIEHRASFWTDPRAMSPNNGAGEIIAIRTDRDAAQLVEWWKGSPGHNAMLLDPRFNVMGAGVSYTNSTYQIWGVVNFFGYTTLPAGTLDSPGGASSGGSLPAPPPSLCDAPVKHMPPTLNLAAAAITGPADLVSVDSAGQLLDRASTGPRTYAAARVIGAGFSGAKEVFVTDWDRDGTFDVLTQWASGNLTLHRGIASGGFQAPITLGVGGWDTLTLAVGGWCVHNRMPQILALDGAGNLYLYGNKGTGDIAERVTVATGVYASRLSMVDYDGDGFQDILGLRADGTVQLYRGLGSTALRAETRATVATGWTDVTGIRALLNATGLNSRGVAIRRANDTVQYWDLGSGSLATPSTIAGPWTGQRLAQ
- a CDS encoding SRPBCC family protein, producing the protein MAIAEHEVLIERDAMAVYQYLVDATNLPAWRSDVRSVKLVQGPAEAKGAVYRKMVAGRSGLSIPADLEITNVRPGAEIQFHVVSGPATRWGGYYLSSEDAGTRVRFAMEAKREGRFGFLSRWTFFNGMLQRRVSSDVAQLDRLKNVLELQPAL